atttattaaaaaaaaaaatcaatatctaTATGTTTGTCTCATTtatcaactataaataataaatatcaactaaatattttattagtttatacacAAGTTCGAagaagtaaaagaaaaaacaagaCAATCAGCAGTAAGTGGACCACAGCAGATCCAACAAGCGTTTATGAGTTCAACAACACCAATTACAAGTGCTAATGCTAGTCCTGTTACTACACGTATTAGTCAGTCATCTGATGGTCAAAGTATTATTGAACCTCCCAACATGACACCCACTGATCCAAATACTACTCCAGAAGATACTAATTCAACTGAACAAATGATTAACCAAATGTCTAAAACTATGATTTCCAATGCTAATcatgtaatgaaaaataatactaaacattttataaaattattttacactataaatttgtattttatatttaggctGCAGAAAGTCCAAAACACCAAGGAAGCAATGATGGACGCATGAGTGGTGGAAATTCAATGTTACCTGAAtctcaattaaaatatgaaaatgaaagATTAAAATTAGCTTTAACTCATAGGTAAAATTACCAttactaattcaaaattaaaaaaaaatttttttttcaaaattcattatgttctattttttattgaacagtTCAGCAAATGCAAAAAAATGGGAAATTGAACTTCAGacactaaaaaacaataacttaaGATTAACCAATGCATTGCAAGAGAGCACAGCAAATGTAGATGAGTGGAAACGTCAGTTGCAATCTTATAAAGAGGAAAATCAACGATTGAAAACTAGATATCTTGACGCTGAAGTAGCCAAAGGTAAATTGAtgctgaaaaattaataattgtattataatattttgaaagtttaaCGATGTTTTCTGATTATCAATAGGAGGGTCAGAAGTTGCTTCAGAATTAAGGAatgaattaactaatttacgCTTGAAAGTTGAAAATCTTGATAGTGAGTTAAAGACTAAAAATGAAGAAATCCAAAAGATGACTATGAATAGAATGCCACTTGAAGAAAAATGcaaggtaataaataaaaaaattaaattacataaataatgaaaagaaaaaaatgtgattgttaaattcaataattttgtatccTTTTTAGGTTCTTAGCCAAGAAAATGCTGAACTTCAAGCTGCAGTTAGCCTAGCACAAGCACAATTGGAAACAGCTTTAGCAGCACAAGAATCACAACGGCGTGTTATAGATACACTTAACAATAGCCTATTTGTACGCATACAAGAATTAGCTGCAATACATAGGGAAATGACAACTGCTATACAAACCTAAGGTATAATGatttgtgaataataaaatgacaatTGGTTGTAGAaatcgtaatttaaaattttatccatttttttaaatcacataattatatcgtttttatttatattattttattcataagaaaatcaatgaaaaatataagtttaagaAAAAGGCAAGTTTATCTAGTTaacaaatgtacataatatcttTTGCAAATTTtgcaaatttataactattcaatttttaatttcttgtaTGTTTGTGATTTGTGATTGAATaagatttagaaataaattatatataattttgtattatcttaaaataaattaatgaaactaGAATACTTTCAAAGTAATAATTAGTGTTTGGAAGTTATAGGaggtaaattaataagtatgcaAACAAAGTATGTCAAGTATGCaaaattaagtattcaaaatttaaaaagaaggtaacttattaattgatagtttatttatatatattgcatactAAAAACTTCTTTGGTATTAATGAAATGtggaaataacaaaaataaggaTGTGTTTTTATAgctaaaaactaataacaaacCTGATaccttaacaaaaatatagcaTTATCATAAAGTTTTGTAATTGTAAACAAATTCACTTTatgttaacttaaataaatcttttaaaaacaaagaatgttaatatgcatataaataaagaaatgtaaatgtaaattttttgtttttaatacgtCATATAGAATGGACTTCCTACTTGATCTGCTCTAATGCAggcatgtatataaaattatgtaactcCTACAACTTCCAATCCCTAGTTAAATTAtccaattaaatacaattgaatTGCATGTCTCATTTCTTCAGAAATAACTTGTTTAATGAGTTACTTTTAGTGATGcgaaatacttttatttgatGCATTGATTGAGCCAAACAGTACCaactttgatattttatcattaaatgtttttttttttttttgtaagccTAAAATTGCACTTATGAttgatctaaaataattttaaacatatgttcaaattattgttaagaCTTTAATTTCtcctaaaaacattttaatttaaattaaatattaatattattttataaatctaaaaatgtatcgagtatcaaataaaatagaatcaaTTCTTTGATATCACCCATCTCTAGTTCCTTTGCCATTATaacactaaatataattttgggatatatgagaataatattgttaatttacatttatagtgcttaacaaacatttttatatgcaatttacttattaagatttaagaGCTTATCAAATAACTCGGCCTAAAATGGAAaaagtattacaaatattattttatttatttttaaaatgtattatcaaaagtattatattaagtttaattatttcctCTCCATATTACAAATgtatcatcaattttttttattatttgtttgttttgatacttaaaaaaatataattttttatttttattggtaaaaattttaactaaagaaATATTGGTTGCTTActgctatataataaatgtgatatattattgtttttttagtcatcttgatttttttttttttatatatacatttataattattaaaactatttgatgttaacaaataattattgaaattgattTTCTTTGACAAAGAAACAActcatttttctaatttacatttttaccatgcattttttaaaatattttcactgtTGTTtacttcattaattatataaataggtttcaaattaaattacagtaaaataagttttagctataaattataaaattattttttacactacTACATACTATTAGTTTTTTTGActgaattcatttattttttcattttattgtatacatatgtaaaataaatacttatttattttctaattaataacaattttaatataaatgcctaaattattaattttaaacatttggcTTCCTtgtggtttaaaatattttagcaatattaaattgaatagtttcaattgttttactgtagaatattattaagcttaataataatttatttatttataatttaatgtgataaattataatattgtgtttacaatttatgttataagtcAAAAATGATATGAATCATAAGAAAGGTAACAATAAGCTTttagaaaattgtaatattcatagataaatgtattatttgtatatttaatttttttttaaaattatattgcattagagtatattttattgtgtatacttTGATTATAgtgttcatttataaaaaatgatcaaattatattcgaataaaatatttattttttattatgacccATAAAAGGCTGACAATTTTGATCTGAcatgtgaatttgtaaaaaataaaattcaactaGTGATAAAGGCGATGTTGAGTTGTACGAAGCCACaagttattattgaatagtaaaacaatttttttttcatcctgggaattgttattttgttttattcattgtatttttatttttatctatcagATTCAACTTACCTAAAATATCTTATgctaatatttgaaaaaatatattttagataaataatacattcaataacTCATTATATCATCAAgctttttgttaatattttaatttaagttttatagtaatattaattgcatGTGCGTGCCAATTACacctgttattttaatttatacatttaatatgtttattatattcctaattaattatgtattcataactgaataattctaattaattttaagtctaattatattatacaattgtaccacaaatcataacattttagttacatgatttgaaattaaatttaatcttatatttatttaaatttgtattttatctaatatgcatattgcatAATTATGTCAACgagtcaaataaataaaattaagcctatttaaaaaatgtatgtattgtattacattatttttccattataatattgatattgagtagcaaaaacataatttttaattattgataataaaaatatatttaaaacattttggcTTTTGTGAAcacaaaaaaagaatatttcattggtatatttatatttaagtattagtaGTATTAAACTGTTGTAAAATCCCAGTGGCTTttctatatatagttatatgatCTAAATACTGTTGAATGGTGTCCAACGGTTGAAAAATATCGTTCATACGATTCTGaaacaatcattaaataataatatgtatagcaatagctaataataataaaaaactgataaattcaaattttaagatatgttaactttaaaatatataaatgttaaattatattcataatattgtaattactgAGACCATTCTTTaaatttggtaatttatttcaaaatcaaattatatagattataagttccgctttttaataattatataattaaaaaataataacaaacatttaacattatttatagcctataggtataaatcatacaatatacaacatttgtaacttgtttttattaatgtagaagtagtatttaattttaaccctTCATCTCAatttggtaatatttatattcttgtgTTGTTTCTGGTCTTAAATGATTGATAGATAAggcaaaataattatcaaactattcattcagaaaataaagaagtattacattattttgaataattaattaggtacaatttataatttgtgttttattaatgCTATATCTTCTAGattgaattataactaaatttacttaaaataacctGAACTATTGaaagtaagaaaattattttaaaatggaattcaaatgtatacaaattagttttttataataaagattaactatattttga
This sequence is a window from Rhopalosiphum maidis isolate BTI-1 chromosome 1, ASM367621v3, whole genome shotgun sequence. Protein-coding genes within it:
- the LOC113560791 gene encoding homer protein homolog 2; translation: MAMTLGKDNMGEQPIFTCKAHVFHIDPKTKKSWISASTVAVNVSFFFDSHRALYRIISVEGSKAVINSTITPNMSFTKTSQKFGQWTDNRANTVYGLGFSSEQELNKFIHKFEEVKEKTRQSAVSGPQQIQQAFMSSTTPITSANASPVTTRISQSSDGQSIIEPPNMTPTDPNTTPEDTNSTEQMINQMSKTMISNANHAAESPKHQGSNDGRMSGGNSMLPESQLKYENERLKLALTHSSANAKKWEIELQTLKNNNLRLTNALQESTANVDEWKRQLQSYKEENQRLKTRYLDAEVAKGGSEVASELRNELTNLRLKVENLDSELKTKNEEIQKMTMNRMPLEEKCKVLSQENAELQAAVSLAQAQLETALAAQESQRRVIDTLNNSLFVRIQELAAIHREMTTAIQT